A window of Pusillimonas sp. DMV24BSW_D genomic DNA:
CCACAATGGCCCCGGCAATGGCCACGGCCGCCAGGCCGATCATGCTGTGCATGAAGGCCACCAGTTCCGGCATTTTGGTCATTTCCACCCGGCGCGCCATGGTGGCGCCCACAAAGCCGCCAATCACCAACCCAAGCAGCACCCATGCCAAACCACCCAGGGCGTTTTCCTGCGCTTGCGACCAGATTAAGGCACCGGTGGTGAGCACGGCAATGGCCATGCCCGCCATGCCGAATGTGTTGCCTATAATTGAAGTGGTGGGGTGCGATAAGCCTTTCAGCGATTGAATAAAGCACACCGAGGCAACAAGATACAGCAGTACCACAATATCCATTGAAATCATGACTGGCCCCCTTTGGCTTTTTTCTCTTTCTTCTTGAACATGGCCAGCATGCGCTTGGTAACCAGGAAGCCGCCGAAGACATTCACAGAAGCCAGCGCCACTGCGAAAACGCCCATGCCTTTGGCCAGCGGGTCAACGGTTAAGGCGCTGGCCAGCATGGCACCCACAATCACAATGGCGGAAATGGCGTTGGTGACTGCCATGAGCGGGGTGTGCAGTGCAGGCGTCACGTTCCACACAACGTGGTAACCCACATAAATGGCCAACACAAAAATGACCAGGTTGATAATGGTTGGGTTAATCGCTTCCATTTATTTCTTCCCCCACAAAATTTGCCCGTTTTCACATACCAGGCAGGCTTTGACGATGTCGTCGTCTTTTTGAATGGCGAGCTTGCCGTTTTCGTCCACAATCAGCTTCATGAAGTCGAGCAGGTTGCGGGCATATAACGCCGAGGCATCGGTGGCCAGCATGGAAGGCAGGTTGGTTAAACCCACAATTTTCACGCCGTGCTTTTCCACCACTTCGCCTGCCACCGTTAGGGGGCAATTGCCGCCGCGTTCAATGGCCAAATCCACAATCACCGAACCGGGTGCCATGGCACGCACGGTGTCTTCGGTAATAAGCGTAGGCGCAGGGCGACCGGGAATCAGCGCCGTGGTAATCACGATATTGGCCTGTGCGCAGCGCTGTGCCGTTAAGGCCGCCTGGCGTTCCATCCACGCTTGCGGCATGGGCCGGGCGTAACCGCCCACGCCTTCGGCAATCTCGCGTTCTTCATCGGTTTCGAAGGGCACGTCGATAAACTTGCCGCCCAGCGATTCCACTTGTTCTTTGGCAGACGGGCGTACGTCGGACGCCCATACCACGGCACCCAGCCTGCGGGCGGTGGCAATGGCCTGCAAACCGGCCACGCCGGCCCCCATAATGACCACCTGAGTGGCCTTCAGGGTACCGGCCGCCGTCATCATCATAGGAAAAATGCGGTCGTAGAATTGCGTGGCCAGTAACACCGATTTGTACCCGGCAAGGTTGGCCTGCGACGACAACACATCCAGACTTTGGGCGCGTGTAATACGCGGCGCGGCTTCCAGGGCAAAGCCCGTGATACCGGCCTGCGCCATGGTTTGAAGGTGCTCGGCGTTGAACGGGTCGAGCATGCCCAGCACCACTTTACCTGCGCCCATGCTTTGCAGTTCTTCGCTTTGCGGCGCCCGAACTTTCAGAATGAGTTCAGCCGCAAAGGCGTCTTGCGCTGAACCCAGCGTAGCACCCGCTTCAGTGTAGGCTTCGTCGGTAAAACTGGCTTCGCGGCCGGCCCCGTGCTGAACAATCACGCTGTGGCCGGCTTTAACGTACTTCTTGACCGTTTCGGGGGTGGCGGCAACCCGCCGCTCGCCCGCTACCGTTTCTAATGGAACTCCAATTTGCATAATAGCCTCAGGCAAACTCCATGATGATATCGCCACTGGCGAGTTGATCACCTGGTTTAACTTCAATCCGGGAAATGACTACGTCTTCTTCCGCGTCCACACTGACTTCCATTTTCATGGCCTCCAATATGCACAGTGGGCTTCCCGCCGAAACTTGATCGCCGACTTTCACTGCAATGGAAACCACCAATGCAGACATCGGACAAACAAGGCACCGCTTTTCTTGCTCTTCGTTCACTGCCGGCATCACCGCCAACAATGCATTTTCCGTGGGGGTCAACACCAAGGCGGTGGCCTGCGTACCGGCATGCGACAGCAAGTACGGCTCCTGGCCGATGTCGACACCTATCACCACCGCTTGGTCGTTAATAGTACCCTGCCAAACCGGTTCGTCGGTTTTCCAACCCGACGCCACCGTGTGCACGGTAGGGTCGCCGTCGAATTGAATCTGCCACGTGTCGGGCGACACAGGGGTGAGCGTTAAAGAGAAATCTTCGTCTCCCAAACGCACCACGCGCGATAGCGCAGCGGGGGACGGCGCGGCCGCGTTTGCTGCGGGCGCGTTTGCCTCTTGCTCGGCCGGATGAATGCCGCATTCCATGATCGCGGCCGCCACCGCCATGCGGCGCGCAGTATCGCCCTGGGGCGCCACAGGCTTATAACCGTTGGGATACTCTTCGGCAATAAAGTTGGTGGATAACGCGCCGCTTTGCCAGCGTGGGTGATGCATTAACGCGGCCAGGAACGACAGGTTGTTGGCAATGCCTTCCAGGGCAAACGCATCCAGCGCTTCACATTGGGCGTGAATGGCCTGCGCCCGCGTGGGTGCGTGTGTCACCAGTTTGGCGATCATGGGGTCGTAGAAGCGGGCGATTTCGCCGCCTTCGTACACGCCGGTATCGTTGCGCACGGTAATACCGTTTGTATTCCCTTCAGCAGGCGGGCGATAGGTGCGCAAGCGCCCCGCCGCCGGCATGAAGTTGTTGGCCGGGTCTTCGGCATACACCCGGCTTTCCACCGCCCAGCCGTTAATCTTGACGTCGTCTTGCTGAATCGACAGCGTTTCACCGGCGGCCACGCGAATCATCTGTTCCACCAGGTCAACCCCGGTAATCAGTTCGGTAACCGGGTGTTCAACCTGCAGGCGAGTGTTCATTTCCAGGAAATAGAATGACTTGTCTTGCCCGCATACGAACTCCACCGTGCCGGCCGAGTCGTAGTTCACCGCGCGCGCCAGGGCCACTGCCTGCTCACCCATTTCACGACGCGTGTTGTCGTCAAGCAAGGAAGACGGCGCTTCTTCCAGCACTTTCTGGTTGCGTCGCTGAATAGAGCATTCGCGTTCCGCCAGATACACCACGTTGTCGTGCTTGTCGCCCAGCACTTGAATTTCAATATGGCGGGGGTTTTCAATAAACTTTTCAATAAAGACACGGTCGTCGCCGAACGACGCGGCGGCTTCCGAACGGGCACGTTCAAACCCTTGCGCCACCTCGCCGATGGCGCGCGCAATGCGCATGCCTTTGCCGCCGCCGCCCGCCGAGGCTTTAATCATGACCGGCAGGCCGATTTCCTTCGCCACCTGAACCGCGTGATCGCCGTCGTTAATTACGCCAAGGTAACCGGGAATGGTGGAGACTTTGGCCAGATTGGCAAATTTCTTCGAGGCGATTTTGTCGCCCATAACCTCAATGGCGTTTTCGTTCGGGCCAATGAATACAATGCCCGCCTGCGACAAGGCTTTCACAAACGAGGCGCGTTCCGATAAAAAACCGTAGCCGGGGTGAACCGCCTGGGCACCGGTTTTCAGGCAGGCATCAATAATCTTGTCGACCACCAGATACGACTCAATGGCCGGTGCGGGCCCAATGTGTACGGCCTCGTCGGCCATTTGCACATGCAAGGCCCGGCGATCGGCATCGGAATAAACAGCGACCGTTGCAATACCCATCCGACGAGCGGTTTTAATAATTCTGCACGCGATCTCGCCGCGATTTGCAATAAGAATTTTTGAAAACATAGCGTCCCTGTGTGTCAGTTTCAACGATCAGAAGCGTGGCCAAGAGCCGCCAGCTCTTGCCCCAACCAACGTCGGGTATCGCCGGGACGCAATACGGCGTCGAGGGCACCGTTTTGAAGCAAATGGGGTGCGGCCAGAGTTGGCAGCAAGGCCTGAGCCTGCGCCGGGGCAAGGTCTTCAATGCCCTTCGGGCCCGCCAACCCCATGGATGCGCTATCCCAGGCCACCACGCGGGCGGCGGCCGTGGCGGCGGAACTTAAGGCCATGCCCGCCGCGCCATAGGCTTTGCCGATGACAACGGTGATTTTCGGCACATGACTTTTCGCATACCGTCGCAGCAGGTCGGCCACGGTATGGGCCAGTCCGCCGGACTCCTGTTCGAAACCGGGCACAAACCCCGGTGTGTCAACCAGCGTAACGATAGGCACGTTCATGGCATTGCATAAGCGCACAAAACGCGCGGCTTTGCGGCAGGCGGCGTTATCCAGCGCGCCGGCCAGGGTTTTGTTCTGGTTGGCAATGACCCCCGCCCAGTGGCCGCCGATGGGCACAAAGGCGGTGACCATATTGTGGGCCACCCCGGCGCCCACTTCGTAAAAGGCCCGAGTATCGCTCATCTGGCGCAAGGCCTCGGTGACATCGTAGCTTTGTGCGGGGTCGTCGGGAATCAGGGTGTCCAGCCCCACGCAATACCCCAATGACTCAACTTGAGGGGTGGCGCTGCTTGTGGCTGCTGTGCCCACACGCAGCAATCGTTTAATGGCTCGCAGGGCCAGTACCTCGTTGTTGAACACCAGATCGGCCACGCCGCTTTCATCGGCATGCACCTTCCAACCGCCCAAGTCGTCATCCGTCAGTGAAGTGTGGGTGACCCTGTTGGTAATATTTGCGTCGGTTAACGTAAGCGATGACCCGCTTCGCACCATGACGACCACATCGAACAGCCCTGCCAAAAAGGCATTGGGGCCACTGTTATGCCCTACTACCAGCGCCACTTTCAATGCACGATGCGCCGCCAACGTGCCGGCCAATCGGCCTAACGACGACCAGGCTGCAATGCCGCCGTCGAGGCGGGTTTGGGTCCCGTCGAACACCATCACCAAAGGCGCGTTTTCATTTTGTACATGTTGCGTGGCCTGCTCGACTTGGCGCCAGGCGGCCGCATCCATACCGTTGCCTAAGTGCTGGGTGTCTTGCGACACGGCACAAATGCGCCGGCCGCCCGCCATACCGGTGGCGGTCAGCAAATAATCGGTGTTTTCGCCGATAAAGGACGGCTCGTGATCGAAAAGAAGCGACAATCGCTCACGCATCGTTAAATTGCGCGCGGCGTGTAGTGCATTCCGGTTACCGGCATCCGCCCCGGATGCGGCAACTGCAACATTGTCTTCCTCGTTATTCTTGTCGATCATGATCCATTCCTTGGAACCTATCGTTAACGCCCGGCGCTTGAAGGGTTGCGCCGGGCCCAGGTAAGGCCGACTTAGCCTTTTTGCTTTTCTGCTGCGTAAGCACGCAGTTTGGGAACGATTTCTTTGGCAATGACTTCAACCTGATCCATTTGGTACTTGTACGGCACGAAGATCAGTTTTTGTACGCCGGCGTCGATGTGTTCTTTAAGCTGCTCGATACACTCGTCGACATTCCCCATAATGGCGCTGTCCATGGTCGACATACTGCCTTGGGCAATATCGAAGTCCACATTCAGCCAATCCATCATGGTTTTCTCTACTGCGGCACGCGATTCGCCCACCATAATCGGCAACTGGTTGCCGTTCAGTACGGTGTCGGGATCCCGGCCGTCTTCCTCAGCGAAATTACGCACTTTCTGCCAGGACTCAATGAACGCGTCGGGCTTGTAGAAGTAGGTGAGCCAGCCGTCGCCGTTGGTGGCCGCGCGCTTCAGTACGCGATCGGCATAACCGCCAATCAGAATGGGGAACGGTTTCTGCACGGGCTTGGGGAACATAACGCCGGCAGGAATGCGGTGATTGGGCCAATCGCCCGAGACCAGGTCTTCGTTAAAGAAGCGACGCATAATGTCGAGGTTATCGTCCATAATGCGGCCGCGCTTTTCAAACGGTACGCCGACGGCATCGAACTCGCGCTTGTACCAGCCTGCCGCCATGGCCGGCAGCATGCGGCCACCGGAAATTTGATCCATGGTGGATAACTGCTTGGCCAGCGTAACGGGGTTACGCAGCGGCAAGACCAGAATGCCGGTCGAGAGTTTGATTTTCTTGGTGCGCGCCGCAATGGCGGTAAGCAGGGTCAGCGAATCCAGAATGGGGAAGTGCGGGTCGACACCCAAAAGAATGTGGTCCCACACCCAGAGGGAATCAAAACCCAGTTCTTCCATCCGCACGCCGTATTCAACCAGTTCCTGCGCATCGGGAATGGTGGGGTAAGCGGTGAAGTTTCGGGCTGCAATGCCAAAAGTGCCGTGAAGCGTAGCCATAGGTGTTCTCCTTAAATAATCTGTTGGTGTGACCGGGGTTAAGCGATGTAACGTCTGTCGGGGTCCAGCTCTCGTAGGGCCTGTAACTCGCGCTCTGTAGGCGCCGCAGTCACACCCAATTCGTTTTTGTCGTAAAGCAAATCAAAACCGGTGTTGTCTTGAACCTCTTCCAGCGTAACGCCGTCGTGCAAAGCCAGCACTTTCATGGCGCGGGTCTTTTCATCGAACCCGAACACACCCAGGTTGGTAATAACCCGGAACATGCCGCCGGCGCGCAGGCCGCTGTCGTATCGCGATGTGCCACCTTTCAGGAAGCCCGGGCTGGTGATGAAATCGACTTCTTCAACAAAACGGCGTGACTCATGGCGCATGGCCACAATCATATTGGTGAGGCTGGCAATATCGTTGCCGCCGCCGGTGCCGGGCAAACGTACTTTCGGGTTGCGTGGGTCATCGCCCAGGAACGAAGAGTTCAAATTGCCGTATTTGTCGATTTGCGCACCGCCCATGAAGCCAATATCAACATGGCCGCGCTGCAGCAACAGAAGCACTTCCGTGCTGCTGATGACCATGTTGGCGCGTTTGGTGCAGCGTTGTTCGTTGGTAGACGGCGGCAGCTTGCCAGGCTCAACAAAGGGGCCCACCACGCCGCCTTCAAACAAAATTGTTAAGCCGGGGCAGCGCAGAATTTGCGCCAGTGTGGCCGCCAGCAGCGGAATGCCCACGCCGGCAAACACCACTTTGCCGTCGTCGAGCACACGCGAGCTCATGACGGTAAGGATTTCGGCGTCGGTGAAATCGCGTTTGCCCGCCTGGCTGCCTTGGGGCGATTGGGTAGCGGTTGTATTAGTCATTTAACAGGCTCCTTCCTCGTTTGGCCGCGTCGAGCAACTCTTCCAAACCGAGCAGCTTCAAGTATTCATTCCACGACTTCGGTTCGCGAATGTATTTTTCAATGTAGGCGTTCATGCCTTCCACCGGATCTTTGTTCACCAGGTCGGTGTAGTAATCCATGTGCGACAAGAAGGGTTCATACACGTTGGTGCACTCGTGCGGCGCGGAACCGAAAGGTACCTCAACCACGGCATCGACATTGAAGAAACCAATTTTGGTTTGATCAGGCGCACGGCGGATTTGGTCGTTCGACACAATGCGTTCGGTAGTTAGAATGACGCTGTCGGCCGCCATGGCCAGGTCGACGTCCATAAAGGGCAAGCCGTCGATTTGTGCGTTACCGTAGGCATCGGCACGCTGAACGTGGATAAGCGCTACGTCGGGATTCAACGCCGGAACCAGCAAGATAGGCTCATCGGTGAAGGGGCAGTTAATTTGTTTGGGCTCGGGCCGAAGCGCCAGCACGTCGGAACCCAGCATGGCACGCATGGGCAGAAACGGCACACCCATGGCACCGGCGCGAAAACGCATGCCCATACCCAGGTGAGACCACTCTTGAAAGCTGGCTTTCTTGGTTTCAGCGTAATGGCGCATGACTTTGGAAATGCCCCACACAATGCCCTGGCTGAACCAGCTGGTTTCAATTTCCTTGCAGATGCCCGAGCCGAAAAGCCAGTCGCCCTCGCTGGAAACAATACAGCGCGACACCGACAAATCTTTTTTCTGATCACGAATCAGTTGCCAGATCATGGCCATGGGCGTGCGCGACAAGGTACTGCCGCCGACCCCCACCCGACTGCCGTCGGCCACCAGCGCCGAAGCCTCTTCAAGCGACATAACTTTTTCGCGAAGACTGCGGTCTCTTTTCTGGAGACGCTCGCGCAGTTGCAAATAAGGTGACGTTTCCATTCTTTCCTCCGAGCCAACCACGTTGAATGGTCGGGCAAATAGCTCATTCTGGTTTTGTTAATATTATCGTACTAATGATAGTATGATAATACCTAAAAAAACATACTGCAAGCCCCACCGTGAAGCAGGGCTTGCCGTTTTAACCCCCCAGGTACGCGTGGCGTACGTGGGGATCGTTAATCATTTCCTTACCCGTACCGGTAAGCGTCATACGACCTGACTCATACAAATAGGCACGGTCACACATATCCAGCGCGGCAAACGCGTTCTGCTCCACCATCAATACGGTGGTGCCGCTTTCCTTAACCTGCTGAATAATTTCAAATACTTTTTCAACAATATTGGGCGCCAAACCCAATGAAGGTTCATCGAACATAATCAGCTTGGGGCGCGACATAAGCGAACGGGCAATGGCCAGCATTTGTTGCTCGCCCCCGGAAAGCGTCCCTGCTGCTTGCAGATGACGCTCTTTCAGGCGCGGAAACATGTCGTACATTTTTTCGTAATCGTCGTGCACCCCGTTACGGTCTTTACGGGTATAGGCACCGATTTCCAGGTTTTCATGCACTGTCATTTCAGGAAAGACACGCCGCCCTTCGGGGCAGTGCGAAATACCCATGGAAATAATCTGCTGGGCCGACGCATTGGTAATGTCTTCACCCATGAAATGAATGGAGCCCTCAACCGGATGCAACAACCCCGAAATAGCCTTCAAGGTGGTTGACTTGCCGGCACCGTTGGCGCCAATAATGGTGACCAGTTCGTTTTGCTGTACCGACAACGAGACATCGACCAACGCATTCACTTTGCCGTATCGGCAAACCACATTTTTAAGCTCAAGCATGTTGTTTAACCCCTTGTCCTAGATAGGCCTCGATCACGTCAGGATTATTCTGAACTTCTTGCGGTGTGCCGTTGGCAATGATTTTGCCGTAGTTCAGCACAATAACGCGATCGGAAACGCCCATAACCAGCGGCATGTCATGCTCGACCAGCAAAATGGAAATGCCCCGCTTGCGGATCTTGGCCAGAATCTCCATGAACACGTGGGTTTCCGCCGAGTTCATGCCTGCCGCCGGTTCATCAAGCAACAACAGCTTGGCCTTGGCCGCTAATGCAATGGCCACACCCAGCAGCCTCTGTTCACCGTAAGCCAGGGAAACACTTTGCTCGTTTGCCCGGTGCGCCAGCCCCACGAACTCCAGCAATTCCCAGGCCTGCTCGCGCAATGCCTTCTCTTCGCGCCGCATCGACGGCAACGACAGAATCGTTCCCAGAAACGATGCCTTGCCTTGCAAATGCAAGCCTGTTAGCACGTTGTCGAAGGCGGTTTCATTCGAGAACAAACTGGTGCGCTGAAAGGTTCTCACCAAACCCATCGCCGCAATTTCATGCGTTTTATGGTCACCCAGGTTCACGCCCTGGAAATGCACCGTACCTTTGGTGGGCGGAAAAAAGCCGGTGACCACGTTGAACGCCGTGGTTTTCCCGGCGCCGTTGGGCCCGATCAGGCTTAACAATTCCCCGGGATACAAATCGAAAGACATGTCGGCAATGGCAACCAGGCCGCCGAAATGCACGGCCACGTTGCTGACTTTCAATAAGGGTTCTTGATTCTGCTGAGTCATGTTTCACTCCCGGTTCTACGTGTCCACCACTTTTGAATAGCCGGAACAATACCTTGTGGCAAGAACATCACAATTAACACCATGGCCACGCCGTAAACAATCCACTGCACTTCCGGACCGGCCACTTCGCGCAAGCCAACCGGCAGGATGCCGAAGATAATGCCGCCGATAATGGGGCCGATTAACGTGCCTTTACCACCCGTGATCACCATAATGACCATCGTCACGGTATAGATGAACAGGAAAACGTCGGGGTCGATGATGCGGATGTAGTGTGCATACAGCGCACCCGCCGCACCGGCCATCGCTGCAGACGTCGTCGCCGCGAAGTTCAGGTAACGAGTCACGTTAATGCCGGCCGACACGGCAAGCGGTTCATTTTCACGCAGCGCGATCATGGCACGCCCAACGCGCGACTGAACAATGCGTCGGATAATGATGTAGCACACGATCGCCAGGGCCAGGACCAGGTAGTAGTTCGGCGTTTTAGACCAAAGTTCACCCTCGCCTAAAAATGGCAGGTTGTAGGCCATCGGGGGGATGTTGTTCAACGCCAGCGGCCCTTGCGTCAGATCCACCCAGTTCAGCGATACAAGGCGTGTGACCTCGGCAAAACTGATGGTCACAATGACGAAGTAGGCGCCGCGGATTTTGAATGACAGCTTCCCGATAATGAAACCGAACAACCCGGCAATAATCGTAGCCAGCACAAACCCCAGGAACGGTGAGCTGGGTTCCACCACAATGGTTCCATCGCCGAACGGTGCGGCAATTTCGAAGCCCAGTGACGTAAGTGCGCTCACGTAGGCCCCGATACCGAAGAAGGCAATATGCCCCAGGTTCAGCTGCCCCGTGTAACCCAACAGCAGGTTCAGGCTCATGGCGCCCACGATGAACAAGCCCGTGGTAATGACAATGTGCAGGTAGTACTGATCTGAGAGCCAATAAGGCAGGGTCACCAAGACCAGTAGTACAACAAATGTAAGTGCGAGCTTCTTCATCCAATCCTCTCCCCACGTGGCTTGAACAGACCTGTGGGCCTAAACATCAGCACCAGAATAATCAAGATAAAGCCAACGGCATCCCGGTATCCCGACGATATATAGCCGGAACCCAATTCTTCCGCGAAGGCAAGAATGAAGCCGCCGATCATGGCACCGGGCACACTACCCAGGCCACCGAGAATCACAATCGAAAACGCCTTCAGCGCCGCCAGATTGCCCATGGTGGTGGTTACCACAAAGACAGGACCCAACAACGCACCCGCCGCTGCAGCCAGACCGGAGCCCAACGCAAAGGTGGCGGTGTAAATAAAATTAATATTGATGCCCATTAAAGAGGCAGTGGAAGAATCCTGGAAGGTGGCACGCATGGCTTTGCCCAGCGATGTACGCTGCAACAGCACATACGAGGCAATAATGAGCCCAATGGCGGCAACCAGCACGAACAGACGCAACCACGAAACGGCAACCGAACCGATCATGAGCGGCTCAGTTGGGAAAGGCGTACTGACCGACTTGGCGACCCCACCCCAAATAAGCAGCGAGATATTCTGCAACGCAATCCAGCAACCAATCATGGCCACCATGGTTGAGTCGATATCCGCACCCCGCATACTGCGCAAGACAAGACGTTCGATAAGCGCACCCAACAAAATGCCCAGCATAATGGCGGTTGGTAACGCGATAAAGAAGTTCCAGCCAAGATGAGACACGAAATAATAAGCCATGAAGCCGCCAAAGGCGTAGAGCTCTCCATGGGTGAAGTTCACAACCTTCATAACGCCAAGAATCAGCGTTAGCCCAATACCCAGAAGCGCATACGTGCCTCCCAGTATCAGCGCATTGGCTATGTGCTGAAGAAACTGATCCACTGTCTTCCCCACCTGCGCGCCTGATCGGAAGCAAACAAGGAAGGCGCATGACCCTCATTTGCCGTTACATACAAACAGTGCAGGCCGGGGGCCTACACTGTTTGCGACTACATTGGCTTACTGAACCATGACGACTTTGCCGTCTTTAATTTCAACCAAATAGGTGTTGGCATCGTATTGGGCACTGGCTTTGGCGCCGTCACCACCGTCTTTACGGAACTTGATATTGCCGTTCAATGCGGCCAGGTCAACTTCCCAAAGTGCTTTAGTGATTTTCTCTGCGGTGGGCTCGCCTTCTACTTTCTTGAGCGCAGCGGCAATGGTTTTAATACCGTCGTATCCACGGAAGCTTTCGGTTAGGCCGGCCTTGTTCAAGCCACGCTTTTCCCATTCGGCAATAAACGCTTTTGCCATTTCAGGATTAGCCGTTTCTTCGGGTACCCAAGGCGTAAAGAACAGCAAGTGCTTGGAACCTTCAGCAGCCGAACCGGCATGATCGATCAACTGATCGGGGTTTTGTGAACCGCCCGTGGTGATGATTTGGCGATCGATACCCAACGACTGCGCTTGCTTGAGCAATAGTGTTAACTGCTCAACTGCGGTCGTCACGAACAGGGTGTCGGCATCGGTACCTTTAATTTCCGACAGTTGCGAAGACATATCCTGTGCGGCGGCGTCCATAATGAGCTCTTTGCCCACTTCAACACCGTTCGCTTCCAGAACACGGCGGAACTCGGCTGCAGCACCACGGCCCCAGTCGTTGTTCACCACCAGCATGTCGGCTTTTTTAATGCCCAGAGGTTTGATCATTTCAACGAAATTGTCGGCCTCAATGGCACTGGTGGGTGCAATACGGAAAACATAGGGGTTACCCGATTTGGTGATTTTCACCGAGCTGGAAGTTTCCACCACCATGGGAACTTTGTATTCCATGAGCTTGGGCATGGCGGCCAAAGTCAGCGTGGAGCCCCAGGCACCCAAAATGACCGGAACCTTGTCGCGCACGATAA
This region includes:
- a CDS encoding branched-chain amino acid ABC transporter permease, which translates into the protein MKKLALTFVVLLVLVTLPYWLSDQYYLHIVITTGLFIVGAMSLNLLLGYTGQLNLGHIAFFGIGAYVSALTSLGFEIAAPFGDGTIVVEPSSPFLGFVLATIIAGLFGFIIGKLSFKIRGAYFVIVTISFAEVTRLVSLNWVDLTQGPLALNNIPPMAYNLPFLGEGELWSKTPNYYLVLALAIVCYIIIRRIVQSRVGRAMIALRENEPLAVSAGINVTRYLNFAATTSAAMAGAAGALYAHYIRIIDPDVFLFIYTVTMVIMVITGGKGTLIGPIIGGIIFGILPVGLREVAGPEVQWIVYGVAMVLIVMFLPQGIVPAIQKWWTRRTGSET
- a CDS encoding ABC transporter ATP-binding protein, whose protein sequence is MTQQNQEPLLKVSNVAVHFGGLVAIADMSFDLYPGELLSLIGPNGAGKTTAFNVVTGFFPPTKGTVHFQGVNLGDHKTHEIAAMGLVRTFQRTSLFSNETAFDNVLTGLHLQGKASFLGTILSLPSMRREEKALREQAWELLEFVGLAHRANEQSVSLAYGEQRLLGVAIALAAKAKLLLLDEPAAGMNSAETHVFMEILAKIRKRGISILLVEHDMPLVMGVSDRVIVLNYGKIIANGTPQEVQNNPDVIEAYLGQGVKQHA
- a CDS encoding ABC transporter substrate-binding protein; the protein is MSFSMLGAANADTVKIGVNQPLTGPIAASGNYVLEGAKIAADEINAAGGVNGNKIELVVEDNKGNPTESANVTEKLIVRDKVPVILGAWGSTLTLAAMPKLMEYKVPMVVETSSSVKITKSGNPYVFRIAPTSAIEADNFVEMIKPLGIKKADMLVVNNDWGRGAAAEFRRVLEANGVEVGKELIMDAAAQDMSSQLSEIKGTDADTLFVTTAVEQLTLLLKQAQSLGIDRQIITTGGSQNPDQLIDHAGSAAEGSKHLLFFTPWVPEETANPEMAKAFIAEWEKRGLNKAGLTESFRGYDGIKTIAAALKKVEGEPTAEKITKALWEVDLAALNGNIKFRKDGGDGAKASAQYDANTYLVEIKDGKVVMVQ
- a CDS encoding branched-chain amino acid ABC transporter permease, producing the protein MDQFLQHIANALILGGTYALLGIGLTLILGVMKVVNFTHGELYAFGGFMAYYFVSHLGWNFFIALPTAIMLGILLGALIERLVLRSMRGADIDSTMVAMIGCWIALQNISLLIWGGVAKSVSTPFPTEPLMIGSVAVSWLRLFVLVAAIGLIIASYVLLQRTSLGKAMRATFQDSSTASLMGININFIYTATFALGSGLAAAAGALLGPVFVVTTTMGNLAALKAFSIVILGGLGSVPGAMIGGFILAFAEELGSGYISSGYRDAVGFILIILVLMFRPTGLFKPRGERIG